A window of Clostridium novyi genomic DNA:
AATGTACTATAGTTATGGCTGCTGATAATGGTATATGGGAGGAAGGGGTTAGTGCATGTCCTCAATCAATTACAGCTATACAAACAATTAATATGCTTAAAGGATTAACAGGGGTTGCAGTTATATCTAAACATGCTAATGCAGATATAAGAGTTATAGACATTGGAATTAATGCAGAAATAAGTCATCCAGATTTAATAAATAAAAAAATAAGATTGGGTACTCATAATATGCTTAAAGGTAATGCTATGACGAGAAGTGAAGCTATAAAAGCTATAGAGATTGGAATAGAAACTGTTGGAGATTTAATGAAAGAAGAGTATAGTGTTTTAGGTACTGGAGAAATGGGGATATGTAACACAAGTACAAGTAGTGCAATACTAATGTCTATTACAGGGTGTAGTGCTGATATTGCAGTTGGAAAAGGATCTGGCATTACGGAAGAAGCTTATATTAATAAGAAAAAGGTAATTAAAGAAGCTATAAATATTAATAAACCTAATAAGGAAGATTCTATCGATGTACTTTCTAAAGTAGGAGGATTTGATATTGCGGGACTTGTAGGGTGTTTTTTAGGAGCAGCTTATTATAGAGTACCTATAGTTATAGATGGGTTTATATCTAGTGCTGCTGCATTAATTGCATATAAATTAAATCCTTTAACTAAAGAGTACATGATTCCATCTCATGCTTCTAAAGAACCAGGGTTTAATCTTATTATGAAGGAACTTGAACTAGAGCCTTTGTTTAATCTTAATATGAGGTTAGGAGAAGGAAGTGGATGTCCATTAACTTTTGATTTAATAGATGTAGCTTCTGATATTATGTGTAATATGGCAACCTTTGAAGAGGCATCTATAGTTGATGATTATTTAGTTGATATAAGGTGATGAAATATGGGAAAAATTATATTAGTAACTGGTGGGGCAAGAAGTGGTAAGAGCAATTATGCTGAAAACATAGCTAAAGATATAGAGGGAAAAATACTATACATCGCAACGTCAATTCCCTTTGATGATGAAATGAAGCATAGAGTTGAAAAACACAAAGAAAGTAGACCAGAAGTTTGGGATACATATGAAGGATACAAAGATTTAGATATAGTAGTAAGAGAAAAGAATAGTTTATATGATGGTATGTTACTTGATTGTGTAACTATTATGACTTCAAATTTTATGTTTGATTATATTGGAGATAAAATAGGAGAAGCAGATAATATTACTTTAGATAAAGTAGAAAAAAAGATAATTACAAATTTTGAAAAGCTTTTAAATGAAGTTAATAAAGGAAATAGCACAATGATACTTGTAACTAATGAATTAGGTTATGGAATAGTTCCAGAAAATAAATTAGCACGAGTATATAGGGATATAATAGGTAGAATAAATCAATACATAGCATCAAGGGCAAGTGAGGTATATCTAGTTGTATGTGGTATACCAATGAAGGTTAAGTGAGGAATAATAAATGAAAAATTTAATATTAATGATTCAGTTTTTTACAAGGATACCTATAAACGTAGAAATAAATGTTAAAGAGGATTCCTTTGCAAAAGGAATATGTTATCTTCCCATTGTAGGACTTATTATAGGTATGTTTAATGTGGCTACATATATTATAGCTTCTAAATTAACTACAGGAATGTTTCCAATAGTAGTAGCATTACTTGCAAATACCATGATAACAGGAGCATTTCATATAGATGGTCTTGCAGATACTTGTGATGGTATTTTTTCTTCAAGAAAAAAAGAAAGAATGCTTGAAATAATGAAAGATAGTAGAGTTGGAACTAATGGTGCTATAGCTATAGTATTTGATTTTATGTTTAGAGCATGCATACTTAATAGTTTAAGTGAAAAATATATTTTAATATCAATAATAATGGCACCAGTAGTTGCTAAAACCATTGTTACATTATTAATGTGTTTTTCTGTTTATGCACGAAAAGAAGGTGGCCTTGGTGGTGTTTTTTTGGAGAAGGTAGAACCTTTTAGAATGATAATTGCTTTTGCAATTTGTATTATTTTAGGATATTTAGTTATAGGTTATAAATTCTTATTAATATTATTTATAACAGTTATAATTATGGAAATATATAAAAGATTTATATACTCTAAAATAGATGGAATGACAGGAGATACATTAGGTGCTGCAAATGAGATAGCTGAGATTATGTTTATATTAATATTATTAGTATTTTGGAGGTATTATTTCATATGACCTCGTTATATTTAGCAAGACATGGAGAATCAGAATTAAATGTTGCTGGGGTGTATTTTGGAGTAACTGATTGTCATCTTACACAAAAGGGAGAGAAGCAGTGTATAGAATTAGGAGAAAAATTAAGTGACATAGATTTTGATATTATAATTACAAGTCCATTAAAAAGAGCTTTTCACTCTGCAGAATTAATAAGTAATGCTTCTAAAGAAGATATTATTGTTATGAAGGATCTTATGGAGCTTAATTTTGGAGCATGGGAAGGCATGCACTATAAAGATATAGAAAAAGAATATAATAGTAAATGGAAAGAATGGACAAAAGATTGGAAAAATGTATCACCACCGAAAGGGGAAAGCTTTAAAGAATTTTATAATAGAGTAAAAATAATTTTAGAAAATATATTATCTAAATATAAGGATAAGAAAATACTTGTGGTTTGCCATCAGGGTACGTTGAGGGTAATAGCTTCAGTTTTATTGGATATGGGTACCAATGGATATTGGAGATTTGCATTTGATTATGGAAAGTATAGTTTATTTGAAATAACCGATGGCTTTGCAGTATTAAAAAAAATTAATGGTTAGAGGATGTATACATATGAAAAATAAGAGTATTATGATTCAAGGAACAGCATCATCTGTTGGGAAAAGCATACTTTGTACTGCACTTTGCAGAATATTTTATAAGGATGGGTATAATGTAAATCCTTTTAAATCGCAAAATATGTCTCTTAACTCAGCAATAACTTGTAATGGTGGAGAAATAGGAAGAGCGCAGTATATGCAAGCAGAGGCTTCAGATAAAGTTCCATCAGTAAAGATGAATCCTATTTTATTGAAACCTAATTCTGATAGAGGTTCACAGGTTATAATAAATGGCAAAGTATTTAAAAACATGGATGCCGTAGATTATTATAAATTTAAACCAGAGTTAAAAAAAGAAGTTGCTAAAATTTATAAAAGTTTAAGTAATGAAAGTGATGTAGTTGTAATAGAAGGTGCAGGAAGTCCAGCTGAAATCAATTTAAATAAAGAAGACTTTGTTAACATGGGAATGGCAAAGATAGCAAAATCACCGGTAATATTAGTTGGAGATATAGATAAAGGTGGAGTATTTGCATCTATAGTTGGAACAATGATGCTTTTAAAAGAAGATGAAAAAAAGCTTGTAAAAGGAGTTATTATTAATAAATTTAGGGGAAGTTATGAAATTTTAGAGCCAGGACTAAAAATGTTAGAGGATATAATAAAGGTTCCTGTACTAGGGGTTATACCATATTTTAATTTAAATCTTGAGGATGAAGATAGTGCTACAGATTGGAGTAAGTTTAATTTTAATTCTAATGGTGATATTGATATAGCTGTAATAAGACTTCCTTATATGTCTAATTTTACTGATATTAATGCATTAAAGCTTTATAAAGATGTTAATGTAAGGTTGATTGAGAGAAAAGAAGA
This region includes:
- the cobT gene encoding nicotinate-nucleotide--dimethylbenzimidazole phosphoribosyltransferase — its product is MNLLNTVLQGIKPLDYSAMNEALKRLDKLAKPLGSLGRLEDIAMQISGITGNVKNKCNKKCTIVMAADNGIWEEGVSACPQSITAIQTINMLKGLTGVAVISKHANADIRVIDIGINAEISHPDLINKKIRLGTHNMLKGNAMTRSEAIKAIEIGIETVGDLMKEEYSVLGTGEMGICNTSTSSAILMSITGCSADIAVGKGSGITEEAYINKKKVIKEAININKPNKEDSIDVLSKVGGFDIAGLVGCFLGAAYYRVPIVIDGFISSAAALIAYKLNPLTKEYMIPSHASKEPGFNLIMKELELEPLFNLNMRLGEGSGCPLTFDLIDVASDIMCNMATFEEASIVDDYLVDIR
- the cobS gene encoding adenosylcobinamide-GDP ribazoletransferase, whose translation is MKNLILMIQFFTRIPINVEINVKEDSFAKGICYLPIVGLIIGMFNVATYIIASKLTTGMFPIVVALLANTMITGAFHIDGLADTCDGIFSSRKKERMLEIMKDSRVGTNGAIAIVFDFMFRACILNSLSEKYILISIIMAPVVAKTIVTLLMCFSVYARKEGGLGGVFLEKVEPFRMIIAFAICIILGYLVIGYKFLLILFITVIIMEIYKRFIYSKIDGMTGDTLGAANEIAEIMFILILLVFWRYYFI
- the cobC gene encoding alpha-ribazole phosphatase, encoding MTSLYLARHGESELNVAGVYFGVTDCHLTQKGEKQCIELGEKLSDIDFDIIITSPLKRAFHSAELISNASKEDIIVMKDLMELNFGAWEGMHYKDIEKEYNSKWKEWTKDWKNVSPPKGESFKEFYNRVKIILENILSKYKDKKILVVCHQGTLRVIASVLLDMGTNGYWRFAFDYGKYSLFEITDGFAVLKKING
- a CDS encoding cobyric acid synthase, which codes for MKNKSIMIQGTASSVGKSILCTALCRIFYKDGYNVNPFKSQNMSLNSAITCNGGEIGRAQYMQAEASDKVPSVKMNPILLKPNSDRGSQVIINGKVFKNMDAVDYYKFKPELKKEVAKIYKSLSNESDVVVIEGAGSPAEINLNKEDFVNMGMAKIAKSPVILVGDIDKGGVFASIVGTMMLLKEDEKKLVKGVIINKFRGSYEILEPGLKMLEDIIKVPVLGVIPYFNLNLEDEDSATDWSKFNFNSNGDIDIAVIRLPYMSNFTDINALKLYKDVNVRLIERKEELNNPDLIIIPGSKSTIKDMEYLKTSGLKDSIINCNKNGSFVFGICGGFQILGSKILDPKKIEGNITSIEGLNLLNSITEIKTSKTTTLTKAKDTLFNCNIQGYEIHMGETSIQDAIPFASIYERNKIKYENIDGAISKDGKVLGTYIHGIFDNSEFTRSLLNKIRKCKGKDVIKEVPKDYWEFKNKEYDKLANIVRENLDMKKLYDIVNEGADE
- the cobU gene encoding bifunctional adenosylcobinamide kinase/adenosylcobinamide-phosphate guanylyltransferase; the protein is MGKIILVTGGARSGKSNYAENIAKDIEGKILYIATSIPFDDEMKHRVEKHKESRPEVWDTYEGYKDLDIVVREKNSLYDGMLLDCVTIMTSNFMFDYIGDKIGEADNITLDKVEKKIITNFEKLLNEVNKGNSTMILVTNELGYGIVPENKLARVYRDIIGRINQYIASRASEVYLVVCGIPMKVK